GGAGCGCAGCCGCAAACGGATGGTGTGCTTCCCGCAGGCATCGGCTTCATGACCTGCATCAGCCTGGACCGGTACCTGGTCATGGTGCGCCCGCGGCGGCTGCAGTGGCTGCGCAGCGTCAAGGTGGTGCGCCGCGCCTGCTGCCTCATCTGGGCCCTGGTGTCGCTGCAGATCGCCCCCCTGCTGTTCCGCGGCGCGCTGCGCCAGCACCGCGGCCGCCGCACCTGCATGGAGTTCCTGGACCTGGACGGGTCGCGCGCCGCcccctacctgctgctgctggcctgcGCGCTCTCCTTCTGCGTGCCGCTCGCCGTCATCCTGGGCTGCTACGCCCGGATCAACGCGGCGctgcgggcggcggcggcggcggcgcgcggctCCGTGACGGGCCGCACGCGCCGCAGCCACCGGGCCAACACCATCATCCTGCTCGTGCTGCTCACCTTCGTGGCCTGCTTCAGCCCGTACCACCTCAACGTCATGCAGTTCATGCTGCGCAGGATCCGGCGGCCGCCGCCCTGCGAGCAGCTGAGGGCCTTCAAGGTGTCGCTGCAGGTGAGGACGCGGCTTTGGAACACGCCGCGGCTTCAaaccagcgctgctgctcatAACCCTCTGTCTCCATCACAGATCACCGTCTCCCTGATGAACTTCAACTGCTGCTTGGACCCCGTCATCTACTTTTTCGCCATAAAGACCTACAAGAAGCGGGTGATGAGCCTGTTCAGGGACTATTTATATACTTCCGGCGCATCCTCCAAGATCACAgctgacaacagcagcagcaacacctgAGCTCCACCGCAGCCCGGTCTAAGTGCGACACCAGCTGCTGATCCACTTTCCTGCGTCACATCCGAACGGGCGCCTCGACTCGTTGCAGGAAGTTTGAACATCCAACAAGCAGATTGAAATTGTGCGTGTACATATGCATTGAAGCGCCAGCGGGATCAAATTAGCTTAGAGTAGTTTTGCTTCTGTATGTATAAAGTGTGAGGGTTTGTGCAGTGACCACATGTGGTTACGCAACACCTGTGAGcatgtgccacacacacacacccacacacccacacacacacacacacacacacacgcacgcacacgcacacgcacacgcacgcacacacacacacacacacacacacacacacacacacacacacacacacacacacacacacacacacacgcagtcaagCCTCAACCTACTGTAAATAACTGTGTTAAAGGCTGTGGTcatcgctgctgcagccactttCGCTTGCTGAGTGTAAACAAACAGACGCATGTGACCGCAGGATCTGACTCCAGGTGCCCGAACACACGAGCCCACgtctggtttgtgtgtgggagtgttcAGATGAGCAGCATCACCACTTCCTCACCCACCTTTCCTGCTCCCCCGTCGCAGGCCtcattcctgcctgctcccacgCCGCATTTGAATCACAAACTTCAGCAGGTGCAGgttctttgttctttttataGAACCGCATATTTAAATCCAACGATAATATTTACTGCCTATTTTGCTAAAGTGTTAAACTACTTTTTGTAATTGCTGATATTTGacaattaaat
This genomic interval from Betta splendens chromosome 21, fBetSpl5.4, whole genome shotgun sequence contains the following:
- the si:ch211-184m13.4 gene encoding G-protein coupled receptor 183, which gives rise to MAANASAGADPAAASNHSGCDVFVDQRAAAVLFPVFYSAVFVVSACGNGLVLCVICRRRRKLNATSVYLLNLAASDALFTLALPGRIAYYARRFDWPFGDLLCRLTTLLFFANTYAGIGFMTCISLDRYLVMVRPRRLQWLRSVKVVRRACCLIWALVSLQIAPLLFRGALRQHRGRRTCMEFLDLDGSRAAPYLLLLACALSFCVPLAVILGCYARINAALRAAAAAARGSVTGRTRRSHRANTIILLVLLTFVACFSPYHLNVMQFMLRRIRRPPPCEQLRAFKVSLQITVSLMNFNCCLDPVIYFFAIKTYKKRVMSLFRDYLYTSGASSKITADNSSSNT